The nucleotide sequence ccatctgaattaagaaggccgttgtaccccccctggcgacaggactttGTTTGGTCATTGTTtctttaataggtcagtttggcatttcatatatttgcaaatatttttctataaaaatgtctcgttttggcactgaatctgtagagtcaattaacacgttgacggacagtgcgtcaaatatataagcaagtttttgacactatatttattttgcaaatggaatacggaaattctgaatctcattgcagtcataaatgaacaatacaaacctttctagaaaacaaattatcataacatagcaacggcaattattgttatctggtctctcgcattagatggtaggaaagacattgattgtgggaatttttcatttaatgttccaaatacttttaataattttcgattccaatgaattctgccgtatgtatgtttcagttaatcagttatccagagaggttgaaattgtacaacgaagagtgcatttcggaatgcgccgcatgagatctttgattttcatatcgatagcgtgtaaaactgtaaaatttattgaggggatggataaatttcttcctagtaggaaaaggcaaggtcgctcctctgatttctgatcgaaaatgctgttcaaaatatctccaacaaatacatgtaccatttttcaaatcggtagcgtagaactactgcgagatccatctgagggtgtaactttccattctccatggagagtggcttgcaagcctgtttttcagtttcaaaatgtaattcgttacatttttgacgaatttaccaaattttacacccgcggtgttactataatagttttggctaattttgtgtccttactcctagcattcatcctcccctgttttaaatgtagaagggtagcatgtcactggccccccaggccaatctagacgggtgggggcggtacaaacaaaataagggcgatacaatccgatactaacgcagtacaaacgaacatacccatcccggaccacgatatcgaaaaagggggatggcatgtcaccagcccctccagacagatttaaaagggtggaggcagtacaaacgaatgaggagtgatacaatccagtactaacgcagtacaaacgaaatagcctattttcgacgttcagaaggcaaagagtgcagagtagagggtagcatgtcgctggcccccccaggccaatctagacgggtgagggcggtacaaacaaaataagggcgatacatcCGATACtgacgcagtacaaacgaacatacccatcccggaccccgtgATCGAAAAAAGCGATCCCCCTCCagtcagatttaaaagggtggggcagtacaaacggatgaagggtgatacaatccagtactaacgcagtacaaacgaaatagcctactttcgacgtcagatggcaaaaagtgcagattagaggggtagcatgtcactggcccctccagccaatctagacgggtgggcgcggtacaaacaaaataagggcgatacaatccgatactaacgtagtacaaacgaacatacccatcccggacccccatatcgaaaaagggggggatggcatgtcaccagcccctccaggcagatttaaaagggtggaggcagtacaaaagaatgaagggtgatacaatccagtactaacgcagtacaaacgaaatagcctattttcgacattcagaaggcaaaaagtgcagagtagagggtagcatgtcactggcccccccaggccaatctagacgggtgggggtagtacaaacaaaataaggacgatacaatccgatactaacgcagtacaaacgaacatacccatcccggaccctcagatcgaaaaagggggggatggcatgtcaccagcccctccaggcagatttaaaagggtgggggcagtacaaccgaatgaagggtgatacaatccagtactaacgcaatacaaacgaatgagcttttttttgaccctcaaatcgaaaaaggggggatggcatgtcaccagcccctccaggtagatttaaaagggtgggggcagtacaaacgaatgaagggtgatacaatccagtactagcgcaatacaaacgaatgagcttttttttgaccctcaaattgaaaaagggggggctggtgacatggaccttcTACAGATCTATCTAGATTAGAAAGTGCTTCAGTTTTAATTTTTCGATAGACAACAAGTGATTTTGCTCTCCTAAGGTTTTTCGTATACGAAACTTTTTTGAAACACGATTTAACATCTTCTTTTCGTATGTCTAAGCTTTCGGAATTTAGTAAACGTTGTCCTAGAATACATCGCTCTAGACCTCTAACGTGTCTAGTTAATTGTTCACTGTGACAGAAATTAGCCGACGTACTATATACACAACCCCTAAGACCAGCAGTGTCAATATAACACTTAATTTTAAACAGCTTACATTCGGAAGCAGCACAATATCCATAAATTACAACCGAGTTAgatatataattaatatttttaaagttaaatatacatGTTGTGTTAACTTCTTCGAATTTCTCTCTTAACAAAATATGGTAATAACGTATCGTCCTAAAGTTTTGGGAAAAATTTCAAAAGCATATAACTGACCACAATaatcttatatttttattaaattattcaacaattTAACTTAACTATccttattataaatcaaaattcaaaTGACAGAAAAGGGACAATTATTTTCGATTTGCCTAATAATTCCCCTGACACGTTACATCATCCTTTGGACGACCTCGGCGTCAATTTCTCTaatttttgtatacagggtgtccagaaactctaccgacaaacgaagacaggagattcctcaggtaattttaagacaatttaggaAAATTCACCTTGTCCGAAattgcttcctaagggagctagagctgttTGAAAATGGCGCCTTgttattagtttttcttaaatacctccagaacgcttctagttagaaaaacaaaaattggtatgcgtatttatcttccagagatacaTCGATtacatccattgcgaatttatagtaccggtaataggcgtccgttttgggtaatgtatcggttattttatcgtataacttttttgtctttaaattttaagcatttttcactttggattattaaattgtgaggtatgctagtactaaaaggtactcttgatttaagtcggtaggacacaccgttttctagaaaaatcgatttgaaaatttttcgtctcttgaatttgaaaaaaaaaattgaaaaatgttttcaaaaaaacgcTGTATTTTACGAACTTAAACGAAGAGTAACTTTTACTCCTGTAATagctcataatttaataatctagtgtcaaaaatcttaaaaattaaagacaaaaaagttgtgcggtaaaataaccgttgacctacccaaaaccgacgcatatgactgatatagtcagttcgctaaactcagacgcaactggctagatattttagtcgataatttttttgttttttgccaattttgcaaaaatttgcaaaattactaactatttagtagttattaactatttagtaattatgttttgccaattttactaaaattggcaaaattaccgactaaaatatctagaaagttgcgtctgagtttagcgaacagactatacttgaaattcgcaattaatgaaatcgattcatctctggaatataattaaacgtacaagttttcgtttttctaaatagtttttttttacattttttttttaaatttaaggaacaaaaaattttcaaatcaatttttctagaaaacggtgtatcctatcgacttaaaacaagagtaccttttaatacaagaatacctcacaatttcataatccagggacaaaaatacttaaaagttaaagacaaaaaagttatgcgataaagtaaccattatcctacccaaaacggacgcctatgaccggtatgATAGTCCAggattgtatgtatgtatgtatgtatgtatgtatgtagatAGGGGTGATAGGTACACTGCGACCCGTAGGATCTATTGTGTCCCCCTTGCTTGCCATGAGTCTGATGTTTTCTCAGACCTATAGCAGCTCTTCCAGTCCTATTTTCCTAAGAAAGATTAGGACATCGTCAGGCTTCAATTCAGGCAGGTTCTCCTCTTCTATTTCATGTGCCCCTAGGTATCTGGCCCTGGAGTTCTGCAATGCAGGACATTCTGAGAGTATGTGTATTGAGGTTTCGTCCTCTTCCTCACAGAATCTGCATTTTGCTTCATCTACCAATCCTAGCTTCTTCATGTGACTTCTTAACCGGCAATGCCCGGTCATTATTCCCGTCAAAATCCGGATCTTCTTTTTACTGAGGTTGAGAAAGCTAAGAGATCTATTCTGGTTATAATTTCCCAGAATTGTCTTGGCTTGTCTCAATCCTTCCAACTGATTCCAGTACTTGGACTTTTCCCTCTCCAATTCTCCTCTTAGTTCTCCTAAGATTGCGCTACTGCTGATCCCACATGATGGTTCTGGTCCCAGATATGGGGTTTCGGCTCCTTTTTTCGCCAGCTGATCTGCTGTTTCGTTCCCTCCAATTCCTATGTGTCCTGGGACCCATAGGAGGGTGACAAGGTTCTTCTGGCCTAGTTCATTTAGCTTTCCTAGGCACTCCCAAACCATCTTAGAACTGATTATATGTGAGCTCAGTGCTTTGATGGCTGCTTGACTATCCGACATGATTACAATCTCTTGTCTGCGATAGTTTCTTCCAATGTTAAATTCCACACATCTTTCGATGGCACGGATTTCTGCTTGAAAGATGCTTGGGTATGTGCCCAAGCTTTCTGAGTGTTTGGCTCTCGGTCCAAAGACTCCTATTCCAGTTCCCTCTTCCAGTTTGGAGCCATCCGTATACCACTTTATGGCATTTGGGTTCAAGTTCTGTATGGTATCTTCGTCCCATTCAGATTTATTGCTCAGCTTAGTGGAATTTTCTCACAAAGTTGAATTTCTTCGGCATATCATCTTGGGGCATTTCCCAAGTTTGATCAAATTGAAGTGATCGAGGTTTTTCTCTGATGATTCCTTCTCTGATCATCCTGTATATTGTTTTCTTCCTTACATTTTCTAACTGAATGTGCAGTGGGGTCAAGTTTAAAATCACCTCCATTGCAGCTGTGGGGCAGGTTCCCATTGCTCCAGTGATACATGCACAGGCTAGTCTCTGAATCTTCGAAAGCTTTTTCTTTGTCGTATTCAGATTAGCTCTTGTGCCCCAAGCTACTGCCCCATAAGTGATTAGTGGTCTCACTATTGCTGTGTACATCCATTGCAGAATACGTGGGTTACATCCCCAGTTTTTCCCTGCAATGTTCTTACACACCATGAGGGCCTTGGTGGCTTTGTGTATTACTTCCTCTTCGTGTTTATTCCAGAGTAACTTGCTATCTAGGATCAGCCCTAGATATTTGACCTCTGTTTTCCATTCGACGATATCCTCCCCTATTTTTATGGTTTTTAAATTCGGGTTCTTTTTCCTTGTAAAGGCTACTAGTGTGGTTTTAGTGGGGTTGATGTTAAGTCCCAACGAGTCACACCATTGGTTTGCAATATTCAGTCCTCTTTGAACTATGTCGCAGAGGATATTTTCGTACTTTCCTTTTGCAAGGATGACCATGTCGTCGGAATATCCTTGACATGGTATGCCTTCCCTGGTCAATTGACAGAGTAGGCTGTCCACAGTGAGACTCCACATGAGTGGGGACGCAACTCCCCCCTGCGGACAGCCTCTGGTCACATTAATGAAGATAGTGTCTTGTCCTGTCTCCATTTCTGCGATTCTCGTAGATAGCAGTTGCGACATCCAGGTGGAGGTCATTCCATCTACTCCTCTCTCATGCAGTGCTCTTTTGACGGCTTCATGTGGCGTGTTGTCAAAAGCCCCTTCTATATCTAGAAAGGCACATACCACGGTCTCTTTCTTATTCAGAGCATCTTGGATTTCATCAGTCAATTGTGTCAAGGCGGTTTCCGTGGATTTTCCCGCTTGATACGCATGTTGACGGGGGTGCAATGGCACCTGTTCCAAGATTTCTGTTCTAATGTAGTTGTCTACAGCTTTTTCCATCGTTTTGAGAATAAACGATGTGAGGCTGATCGGTCTAAGGGATTTAGGGTGCGTAGTATCCCGTTTCCCTACTTTTGGGATGAAGGTGACTTTGGCCCTTCTCCATGCTTCTGGTATGTATCCCAGTTCAAGACTGCTccgactgattcggaccatatgaGGAATGATTGCCTCTTGGCCCTGTTGAAGTAGGGCAGGAAATATTCCATCCGTTCCAGGTGTTTTGAACGGCTGAAAGGTGTTCATAGCCCATTTCAGCCGTTCTTCACTGCAGATGTGTTTTGCCATTGCAGTGTCTTCCCTGGTAGGTCTTCTGATTTGCTCACTCTTTTTTCCTGAAGTGATTGCTCCTCCAGGAAAGTGAGTTTCTAACAAGAGCAAAGCTCGTTCTTTCTCGCTTTCTGTGAAGCTTCCGTCTGGCTTCCGTAGTGCCATTACTGTATCTACTCTTCCCTTTGCCAAGACCTTGTGTAGCCTTGCTGCAGAGGGAGTAGTGTCTATTTCTTCGCAGaattttctgaagctatttcgttTAGCCTTTCTAATCTCTTTATTGTATAATGTGAGTTTCTCGGTGTATCTCTGCCAATCTCCGTTACGTTTGGCTCTGTTGAAGAGCTGTCGCGTCTCGGATCTTAGGTTTGACAGATGTTCGTTCCACCATATTGCATCTTTTGATTTTCTGGTCCTCTGAAGAGGACAACTTGATTCATAGGCGTCGAGTATTACCTCGTTAAGTTCTATGACATCATTTTCTAATGCCAGGTGGTTTCTGGCATTTCCTTTAGTACGAAGACTTACAAGATTTCTCCTCAGGTTAGAGTTGTATTCATCCCAGTTTGTTTTCCTGGGGTTTCTCCTGAGTTTTGGCTCAGGAGGACTACAATCTAACCTGAACATAATTATTCTATGATCAGAGAGGGATGGTTCGTTCGATACTCTCCAATCCCTCACCCGATCTGATAGATTCGGTGTGCTTACAGTTATATCTAGCACTTCTTTTCTTGTTTTAGTTACAAAAGTAGGGGTATTCCCTATATTGTGTATGACAAGATTCTTACTAAGAATAAATTCTAAAATTTTCTCACCTCTTTCATTGGTGTCTGTGCTCCCCCATACGGTATTGTGACCATTAGCGTCACATCCTAGGAGAAGCGGTAGTTTCTTCTGCTCACAGTACTCTACTAGTCTTTGCAGTTCTGGAGGCGGTGCAGTCCCGTCTCCTGCAAAGTAGCATGAGACTATCATAACTTCTTGACGCCCTTTTTCGAACTCAAGGTTTGCTCGAATCGGAACAAGGTCTCTCGTCATAAATTCTGAAACACAAAAGTGATTAATACTGTTACTTACCAAGATGCATGCTCTGGGTTTGTCAACATTACTTACTTTGTATATCAGCTTAGCTTCTCTGCTTGTGAGTCCTCTCACCTGACCGTCACGAACCCATGGTTCCTGAATCAGTACAAATCCCAATTGGTTTCTGATAAACGTCCTTAGGATGACCGCCGATGATCCCTTGGCGTGATGGGCGTTTATCTGAGCAATATTAATTCCCATTTTTTTTTTCCTCCTCCCTTTTCCCTTTTCCCTGCCCCTACTTATTTGGTTATTTGAGGTGAGGTTTCTTTCTCACCTTCTTCCCCCCCGACAGGTGTTTTGTCCTTGTCTTCTTCAACGTTAGTTGCTTCGACTGTCTCCATGTCCTCCGAGTCCCGATATAGATCGGTGCTGTGGTGGTCTCCGACGCTCTCGGCATCGCCGGGCACATCAGTACCCCGCGATGCAGAGGGCACCGGAGGCGCTTCCTCGACCTCGGTGGTTACTAACCCACCGCTGCTCCCCGGAGTCTCCTTTTCTGTTTCCCGTTTTATACCATGAACGGGGATTTTCCCGAACCGGTAAAAAATGGTGCATCCGTTCTTCCTGAGGGCAGCGCAGGATAGCTCGTCTATCGCTGCCCTCAAGAGTTGCCCTGCCGCCTCTTCCTTAGCACTCAGGACCTTCCACCTACCTATTGCTAGGCCCTCATTTTGTACCTCTATCAGCTGAAGTAATTTCTCAGCTGATAGCCCCTTGCTTCTGGGGAGGAAAACTGTCACAACATGTGATCTAGGGATGTCGTCTCCCTTACATGTTGTGAGTTCTCCACCCTCCCACTTCCTAATTTGTGGCACCTTCAACCTTAGCCACTCCGCTGACTGTGGTGTTTCACAGTCAACTACCAAGTAGCCCGGCTTGAAGTGGATGCCGCCGAACTGGAGCTTGTGCTCCCATCCGGCTAACATTTCTTGAACTATTGCCTCCTCCACCAAAGTCTGCTGTTCCGCGCTGAGGGTGTTCTCAGGGAACCCTTTGGGGAGAATGGCAATCTTCTCCGATTTTAGAGCAGCTGCATAGCTGCTCATACCTACTGAGGTAGTGGTCTGTTCTCCCACTTCCTCCTTCTTCCTTTTCACCTCTTTCTGAGCAGGACTGATGACCGTCTCAGTCCGCTTTCTTTTTTGACTAGCAGGCTCTTGGCTTTTATGCTCCAAGGCCTTCTTTCTTGCTGTTTCAGGGGAAATTCCCTGACTGAGGTACCTCAAGTACCATCTGCAGCCCGCTCCGCTGAGCCCACGTCTCAGTGGGTCATCCCTGCCTCCAGGTTCTCCCAAGTTTGGGAGTGGAGGCTGTCTAGAGGTCGAGGGCCTTTGGAGGTCCTTCCCCACCTCAGATTTACCCTTGTGGTGTATTCCCACAATGGAGTCTGAGGGACCGGTCCTCGACTTTCCTGCCTCTCGGGGAGCTTCCCGAGAGGTTGAAGGAGAGTGTTTtccttccttcttcttcttcgatTTAGCGGTGTATTCCCGCTGTATTTTTTttccttttaattctttcttgtCCATGGTTgttcccacgagtagctagggaatGTCGGTCCACTCCGGCAGAGCCCCGCATGCCGGAGTAAGGCTGCATACAAGGGGGTTTCGCCTGGTTCCCCCAGGGGAACGTTCGCGACCGCATATGCCCCAGCGGCCATTCATCCATCGGCACGTTGCCTTACACTTTGGATTGGGGTAGTGAGGTAAGTGGAGGGATAGTGGATGTGGGGCAGGGATGTGATCAGGAATCAGCCACTCGCGCTCGGATAAGTCGACTCACAAAAAGGTGAGAAAGAGTTTGTTGGGGGAGGGCGACATGTTTGGGTTTCGAGTGGCCGTAGGAGCAGGGAAGGGTATCTGTATATGCTGAAGGCGAAGGCGCAGCAACTGTTCGCCTCAGTTGCTGCGCCTTTTCGCGTCCAGTGGCGGTGTCCGGCGGTCACCCGGTGCACAGGCACTGGACGCGGAGACTGTGTTTGGTTTCGctggtcgtgctcccctcacaaaaTAAGGGACCAAGACCAGTTACTCAGCCCTCCCACCAACGGCAAGGAAAAATTACAGTCTCGGGGAGAGCATATAACTGACCTAATGTCTTCTTCTTTAAGATTTCTCAGAATTGGAGGAGGGTACAGCACACATTCACTCCAATGTATTATTTCTGTGTAGTCACCTGCCAGAAAGTTAATCTTCGGAGGGACGAAGTTTCGTATGGTCTTCTTCTTAGGGATGGTCTGCCTGGATTTTAAAATTCTTCTGTAGGCAAGTTCCCGAATGTGGTCTCGCCCGTCAACAAGCATTGCTAAAAGTAAGTTTTCAGTGTGTGCAAAGAATGCGTTTCTTTCTATGACTGGGTCTACTACTTCACGCAACTCTTTGGACAAATATCGCGATGTTTGTATGGCTTGATATACATGTTTAGGCCCATCTGTAAAGTACTTACTTTTCTTTACTGAGAACCACACAGGCATGTAGGACTTTAGTATGAAATGAACGATCTCTTTAAGGTTTTCAGAGGGATCTGATGATCCTATGTACAGTCTAAGTACTCTATTTGCAGCAGTTAACCATCTGGAATGGGATAAAGGGCCAAGGTCTCGAACGGCTAAGTCTTCCGGACAATACCCTAGAGTTATTGCACTTGATATTTCCAACAAATATTGTTGATCTTTGCTTAATGTGCTTTTGTCTATTTCTGGAATAAAACAGTCTATTGGTTCATAATCAACCACAGGGAGTCGTTCACATGAAATCAGCTGCTGTCCGATTGGGCCATTAAAACTCTTAGGCCCTGTAGTTTGGCCATCAATGTGCTGGAAAATATGACGAAACGGAAGTTCGTTGAAATGAAGTAAACAAACACTCCATTGAAGAGGGCGCCCTACATGTTTTTCTAGCTGATGGATGACACCATTCTTCCAGCCAGTGTTGGTTACTGTACCATCGCACCCAACCACTTCTAAGTTTTCTAGTGGCATTGAGAGTTCTGTCAACTGAGAACTTATACTGTGAGTTATATCAGCGGAAGAATTGGATGATGGTGATACGTGCCCAATAAAATCTGAACCAGGCTCCATTATGAGAGAATAATGTTCTTCTTTTAAGGTTCTTCTGAATTGCTTGGCATTTAACTTCTCAATAAACAACGTGTCATCTTTTCTTCCGTCGAAGTACAGACCCCAGCTTTCTGTGGGAGGAGTGAACTCATTTTTTAACTCACTACTGACACGGCTCTTCTCCCTTCTGACTTTACTTTTATCTACAACAAAGGCAGATTCTGACTCTTTTATCATGCCAACATCTTGCAGAACGCTGGAAGCTATAAGAGCTGTAGCCCGATCTGAAACACCGAACCTGTAACTGTTTAGAGAGGTCGCATTAAGTTTTATCCTCATCTGCCAGGGAGGCTTTTTAGCGGATTCATCTTCGTAGTCTTCATCTTCCATTGTCTCTAGTTCTTCATCAGAACTACATTCAGAACGGGGTTTTGAACACTCTCCTTGTTTATCGACTTTTTTACTACTGGCAAGTCTCTGAAGATCGCGAGCTTTCCGCTCGGCCTTTGCAGTAAGTTTTTTTGTTACTATTTTATCAACAGCTCCAATTTTCCCTAGATTGAAGTGTCtttgaagataaaaaaatctCATTTCAAGAACAgggattttgttatttttttcacATAAACATTCAATTGAAATCGCACACTGACATGCTTCTGGTGATTTTTTGCAAGTACAGATACACTTCATCGGGCATTTACAAGCAGCAACGTCAAACAGATTTTTAGCCTTAAGTTTAAATTCCTCCAACCTTGTTTTAAAAAAAGCCTTATCCTTATCTCGGTTGTATGACTTTCTTAGGGTAGTGTAAGAACTGTAGTACGCATTAATAAGCGTTATGATTCTGCTATAAGACAAAGGGGGAATGGATGCTTTCTCATACAAATCAATTATTAGTTTCGCGACTGTGCAAGCTACTTTAGAAAAACTTACATTCCTCTTGTTGTTGGTCTCTAGTACAAATTTGTACCTCTCTTCTAAACAGCACCGAAGAACACACTCACCAGTTGGCAGTTTATTCTGTAGGAAGCTTCGAGGCTCACCAACTATAGGACAACAAAACTCCTGTCTAGACTTGGCAATTACAGCTCTAGTGAGAATAGTTTCTGACTCACTCTCCATTGCTTGATGTTAAATCACGTAATAAGCTTATAACGATAAAAAAACTATCAATATCATAACGAAGTAATAGTACAACACAAATTATAACACATTAAAGTCAAGACACAACTATCAGACACTGAGACAAATCGTGACACTAGTGGCACTATGACAGACAGCGGTAGACTGGCGGCCGAGTTCTGGTGGGAGAAAGGAATATGGCCGACTAGTGAGAGAGGGGAGGGTTACGTGAGGCAACAGATCTAGTTCTAACCAGTTAAATCCACTTGCAGAAGCGAACTCAACTACTGTGCGTTGTGTTCTGGTGAAACAAGCAGACAGTTTAACCTGTGTCGTACAGCCGTCGAGTTTTAACATGCTATAAAAAGACttgattttttttagattataaattaCTAAAACTATATATATTAAcatcaacatttttgtttaggTTATTTTGAACATATTTGAGGCAAAGGTACTGGAATACGATAATTATACCATGTTCAGCTAGCCAAACAAATTATCGCAAAAACCTGAATTTTCGCTATTTATTGTAAACTTTAAGTACGATGCGCGAACAGAAAACTATATATTTTGgtgcaaactaaattttttaagaCTTTTTGGACCAATTGTGAGTAAAAGAAAGCTAGAACGAGTTTTTTTATATCATGTTAAACGGTtcaaaaaaaatatggaaaaaatcgagtttttttgttttttcccgtAATTTTACGTGCAATGCGCGAacggaaaaataaataaaaaaaatattttcttgctTAGTATGTTTTATTGTTACCAAAAACAACTTTTCCGCACTAGAacgtttctaaaaaaaaaaaaatattttttttcgacccaccctagtgtgtatccatgatacgcgttaggggttgtattgtagcagtatgtgaacattctgcaacacacatcccaattttctctgtcttcgtctatgaatgctcttacgtactcgttcaacgttctgtgtagtttttcgcaacttccaatggactgtgggtggtatgccgttgaaaagttgtgctctatttttaatagctttgttaattcctgcattacttcgttcttatactctg is from Diabrotica virgifera virgifera chromosome 9, PGI_DIABVI_V3a and encodes:
- the LOC126891049 gene encoding uncharacterized protein LOC126891049, which produces MDKKELKGKKIQREYTAKSKKKKEGKHSPSTSREAPREAGKSRTGPSDSIVGIHHKGKSEVGKDLQRPSTSRQPPLPNLGEPGGRDDPLRRGLSGAGCRWYLRYLSQGISPETARKKALEHKSQEPASQKRKRTETVISPAQKEVKRKKEEVGEQTTTSVGMSSYAAALKSEKIAILPKGFPENTLSAEQQTLVEEAIVQEMLAGWEHKLQFGGIHFKPGYLVVDCETPQSAEWLRLKVPQIRKWEGGELTTCKGDDIPRSHVVTVFLPRSKGLSAEKLLQLIEVQNEGLAIGRWKVLSAKEEAAGQLLRAAIDELSCAALRKNGCTIFYRFGKIPVHGIKRETEKETPGSSGGLVTTEVEEAPPVPSASRGTDVPGDAESVGDHHSTDLYRDSEDMETVEATNVEEDKDKTPVGGEEGEKETSPQITK